CGTTTCCTGCTGAGCACAGCCCAACAGCCTGGGAGACCACCTGCATTTCTCACGCTGCGATGCACCACCTGCAGAGCTCAGTTAGTCAGATGtcagtttgctgctgcttctgctgctcttccgATAAGCAGGGGCTTTATTCGACAGCCCTTGAAATTCTCATTTATTGTTTCTTATCCTAAAGAGCTAATTTTCAGTGAAGTACATGTAACAGCAGAGTCTGGGTTTTTGTTAGTAACTACCATCACCTCCACAGTAATACAACTCTCGCTAACCCAAATAGTGACAAAATCCTAAAGCGTGCGTGTTGGTGAGGTCTCTCAGCATTTTAGCATAGCAGATACTGGATCTCTTTCACTAACAttattctcttttcccttttcatgtTGTCTCTAGCCAGAAAATTCAGCATGACCGAAGCATACACAGAAACGACAGCTGAATACACTTATGACGAacatgctttttcctgcaataAGACTGACATCCAAGAAtttgggaaaatatttctacCAGTATTTTACATTGCAGTGTTTGCTCTTGGCCTCACAGGGAATCTAATGGTGGTTTTTTCTATTGTGAAAGAAGGCAGTAAAAAAAGCATCACTGACATCTATCTCCTGAACTTGGCTATCTCGGACCTTCTCTTTGTGATCTCCCTCCCCTTCTGGGCTTCCAACACGGTGCGTGGATGGACCCTTGGGACTATTCCATGCACAGCTGTTTCCTCACTCTATTACATTGGTTTCTTTGGGGGCATGTTCTTTATCACTGTTATCAGTATCGACAGATACTTGGCCATTGTCCGGGCAACATATTCTCTGAAATCCAGAACAGTGAAACATGGCTTTCTTATAACCTGCGGAGTATGGGCAATAGCAGTTTTAGTTTCAGTGCCACATTTTGTGTTCTCCCAGGTGATAGAAAACGACTGCACTTCTGTCTTCCCTCAGGAGCTGGAGAACATCTGGCCAGTGTTCTGCAATGTCAAGCTGAAC
This Gavia stellata isolate bGavSte3 chromosome 6, bGavSte3.hap2, whole genome shotgun sequence DNA region includes the following protein-coding sequences:
- the LOC104254319 gene encoding CX3C chemokine receptor 1; its protein translation is MTEAYTETTAEYTYDEHAFSCNKTDIQEFGKIFLPVFYIAVFALGLTGNLMVVFSIVKEGSKKSITDIYLLNLAISDLLFVISLPFWASNTVRGWTLGTIPCTAVSSLYYIGFFGGMFFITVISIDRYLAIVRATYSLKSRTVKHGFLITCGVWAIAVLVSVPHFVFSQVIENDCTSVFPQELENIWPVFCNVKLNTIGFFIPVCIICYCYCGIIKTLLFCKNQKKTRAVKLILVVVLVFFLFWSPYNVLIFLDTLKHYELFTSCNQMKSLDYAMHLTETIAFSHCCLNPLIYAFAGEKFRKYLYHVCLKYCPCLCFCGPCSRYQVTSSAGYAESIVISNTTLNTSDQDGSVFV